A genomic window from Deltaproteobacteria bacterium includes:
- the larA gene encoding nickel-dependent lactate racemase — MEIELAYGRETRKVRVEDKALIVRMPPVPPLNEPALSLLEGLNQPIGSPPLKDCLKKGRVVVVTSDKTRLVRYPIFLPSLLDYLNKEGVRDSDISLVIGRGNHGGHSPDEIRVLFGEDVFGRVEIMEHDCHDRAHLVEVGKTRYGNPVLLNQRAVEAENVILTGAIKFHPYSGFSGGRKAVLPGISGFETLQRNHKIALSSSRCGLGVLDGNPVHEEMLDAARLLDPCFLINVVCNESGQIARLFVGHWQKAHEEGCGFVREVFCPEVEGQADLVIASASGYPDDINLYQSLKAVDNISPVVRDGGVMMLLAECRDGFGPEELLEWFDGEDLVETRARLEKEFSIPGYVALCLKKTAERIRIVLVSSLAHASVRRAAMIPASTPDEGLQEARKYLPSRFSTWIFPQGGSHVPVLKGKSHQEP, encoded by the coding sequence ATGGAGATAGAACTCGCCTACGGGCGCGAAACGCGGAAGGTTCGGGTGGAGGATAAGGCCCTGATTGTCAGGATGCCGCCGGTTCCCCCTTTGAATGAGCCGGCCCTATCCCTTCTTGAGGGGTTGAACCAACCGATCGGCTCTCCACCCCTGAAGGACTGTCTGAAAAAGGGACGTGTCGTGGTCGTGACCTCGGACAAGACCAGACTCGTCCGGTACCCTATTTTTCTCCCCTCCCTCTTGGACTACCTCAACAAGGAGGGCGTCAGAGACAGTGATATAAGCCTGGTCATCGGCCGGGGAAACCACGGGGGGCACAGCCCGGACGAGATCAGAGTCCTTTTCGGAGAGGATGTCTTCGGCCGGGTGGAAATCATGGAACACGACTGCCACGACAGGGCGCACCTCGTCGAGGTGGGAAAAACACGGTACGGCAATCCAGTACTTCTCAATCAGAGGGCGGTTGAGGCCGAAAACGTGATCCTCACCGGGGCCATAAAGTTCCATCCCTATTCGGGCTTCTCCGGGGGCAGAAAGGCCGTTCTTCCGGGAATCTCGGGTTTTGAGACCCTTCAAAGGAATCACAAGATCGCCCTCTCGTCGAGCAGGTGTGGCCTCGGTGTTCTCGACGGGAATCCCGTCCACGAGGAGATGCTCGACGCGGCCCGGCTGCTTGACCCCTGTTTCCTTATAAATGTGGTCTGCAACGAATCGGGCCAAATCGCTCGCCTCTTTGTCGGCCACTGGCAGAAAGCCCATGAGGAAGGATGCGGGTTTGTCAGGGAGGTCTTCTGCCCTGAAGTCGAGGGCCAGGCTGATCTTGTGATCGCAAGTGCCAGCGGTTACCCTGATGATATCAACCTCTACCAATCCTTGAAGGCGGTGGACAATATCTCACCTGTGGTGAGAGATGGCGGAGTCATGATGCTCCTGGCAGAGTGCCGGGACGGGTTCGGCCCCGAGGAACTACTTGAATGGTTCGACGGAGAGGATCTCGTCGAAACCAGAGCGCGCCTGGAGAAGGAATTCTCGATCCCGGGCTACGTGGCCCTCTGCCTCAAAAAGACGGCAGAGAGAATCAGGATAGTCCTCGTCTCTTCCCTGGCCCACGCTTCGGTGAGGAGGGCTGCCATGATTCCGGCCTCCACCCCTGATGAGGGGCTCCAAGAGGCCCGCAAATACCTGCCGTCCCGTTTCAGCACCTGGATCTTTCCCCAGGGCGGTTCCCATGTCCCTGTGCTGAAAGGGAAATCCCACCAAGAACCATAG
- a CDS encoding trimethylamine methyltransferase family protein has product MLEKIRPKVAVLSKEMIERVIDEACEILERVGVSVINAEARRLLGEGGCRIGDRVRIPRKLIEECVEMTPSAIRVFDRDGGEALDLEADNVYFDPGSSVLQFLDYEKMEVRKPLTRDYVDFTRVTAQMEYIKAQSTAMVCADVSEEILDSYRLYLSLVYCHKPVVTGIFRKASLPFMFELLETVRGGGRSLREKPLAIFDACPSPPLKWEDLTAQSLIDCARRGIPSELVSMPLAGATAPVTLLGAVVQHAAESLSGIVIGQIAAPGAPLIWGGSPTIFDMRAGTTPIGAVETMMIDTAYAQVGKHLGLPTHAYMGASDAKLIDFQGGFESGMGILMAGLAGINVVSGARMLNFENCQSMEKLVLDNELCGMAYRLIDGVCQRDEPIALGLFERLENLRDGFLANDHTLKWYRAEQQAPGPVVDRSSGDLGSLAGRPSAADRARERVRELLAGEDPRPLGDDLERELTRIMEREARRYGMGRLPSRV; this is encoded by the coding sequence ATGCTGGAGAAGATCAGGCCAAAGGTCGCTGTCCTGTCCAAAGAGATGATCGAAAGGGTCATCGATGAAGCCTGCGAAATTCTTGAAAGGGTCGGTGTCTCTGTGATCAACGCCGAAGCCAGGCGCCTTCTCGGTGAAGGGGGTTGCCGAATCGGAGACCGTGTCCGGATACCGCGAAAGCTCATAGAAGAATGCGTGGAGATGACGCCCTCTGCGATCCGCGTTTTCGACCGGGACGGTGGAGAGGCTCTGGACCTGGAGGCAGACAACGTGTACTTCGATCCCGGCTCATCCGTACTCCAATTTCTCGACTACGAGAAAATGGAAGTGCGAAAGCCTCTGACCCGGGACTATGTCGACTTTACCAGAGTCACCGCCCAAATGGAGTACATCAAGGCCCAGAGCACGGCCATGGTCTGCGCGGACGTCTCCGAGGAGATTCTTGACAGCTATCGTCTCTATCTCTCTCTGGTCTACTGTCACAAGCCCGTTGTTACGGGCATCTTCAGGAAGGCGAGTCTTCCCTTCATGTTCGAACTCCTAGAGACCGTCAGAGGAGGGGGCCGGTCCCTCCGCGAGAAGCCCCTTGCCATATTTGATGCCTGCCCCTCTCCTCCCCTCAAATGGGAGGACCTCACAGCCCAGAGCCTCATCGACTGCGCGAGAAGGGGCATTCCATCGGAACTGGTTTCCATGCCCCTTGCCGGTGCCACGGCGCCGGTCACCCTTCTGGGGGCCGTTGTCCAGCATGCTGCAGAATCTCTGTCAGGGATCGTCATAGGACAGATCGCCGCTCCCGGTGCTCCCCTTATCTGGGGAGGATCTCCGACCATTTTCGACATGAGGGCTGGGACAACCCCGATCGGAGCGGTTGAGACGATGATGATCGATACGGCCTATGCCCAGGTAGGCAAGCACCTCGGGCTCCCGACCCATGCCTATATGGGTGCCAGTGACGCAAAGCTTATCGACTTCCAGGGGGGATTTGAATCGGGGATGGGGATACTCATGGCAGGCCTGGCAGGTATCAATGTGGTATCTGGAGCGCGGATGTTGAATTTTGAGAACTGCCAGAGCATGGAGAAGCTTGTTCTCGACAACGAGCTCTGCGGCATGGCATACCGGCTGATCGACGGGGTCTGCCAGAGAGACGAACCAATCGCCCTGGGCCTGTTTGAGAGACTCGAGAACCTCCGTGACGGTTTCCTGGCAAACGATCACACCCTAAAATGGTACCGAGCGGAACAGCAGGCCCCGGGGCCTGTGGTGGATCGCTCCTCCGGGGATCTGGGGAGCCTCGCCGGAAGGCCCTCGGCTGCTGATCGAGCCAGGGAGAGAGTCAGGGAACTCCTGGCCGGAGAAGACCCCCGACCTCTGGGGGATGATCTGGAGAGGGAACTGACCCGGATTATGGAGAGGGAGGCGAGAAGGTATGGTATGGGCCGCCTCCCATCCCGGGTTTGA
- a CDS encoding ABC transporter permease → MSPEERVKRFDLPGLLLLLATVSVFGFILSPIWITVVVSFNAGDYIIFPPQGFSLRWYKAFATDYMWMMVFKNSLLIALPTMLVSTTVGVLAALGHMKRRFRGRNVINLLIMMPFLVPGIIIGISLLMFVHKIGLAGTYAAVVAGHSLWGIPTVFLLVQAVLAGYDFNVDDAARDLGAGPIKTFFLITLPRIKTGVLTAMIFSFITSFGEFSIALFLTAPDTMTMPVQIWNSLKYEVSPIVAAVSTVMILTTLLGIGIGARFIGVKTISRI, encoded by the coding sequence ATGAGTCCCGAAGAGAGAGTGAAGCGGTTTGATCTTCCCGGTCTGCTGTTGCTTCTGGCCACGGTTTCGGTCTTTGGGTTCATTCTCTCGCCCATCTGGATCACCGTGGTGGTCTCCTTCAATGCAGGCGACTACATCATTTTCCCACCTCAGGGATTTTCCCTGAGGTGGTACAAGGCCTTTGCCACGGACTACATGTGGATGATGGTCTTCAAGAACAGCCTCTTGATCGCCCTTCCAACCATGCTGGTTTCGACCACTGTCGGCGTGTTGGCGGCCCTGGGTCATATGAAGCGGCGGTTCCGGGGGAGAAACGTGATCAATCTCCTCATCATGATGCCCTTTCTGGTGCCGGGTATTATCATCGGTATCAGCCTTCTCATGTTCGTCCACAAGATCGGACTGGCAGGGACTTACGCGGCCGTTGTCGCCGGTCATTCCCTGTGGGGGATTCCTACGGTCTTCCTCCTCGTTCAGGCGGTCCTGGCAGGCTACGACTTCAACGTGGACGACGCGGCTAGAGATCTGGGGGCCGGGCCGATCAAGACGTTTTTTCTCATCACCCTTCCACGGATAAAAACGGGAGTCCTTACGGCGATGATCTTCTCGTTTATCACCTCTTTCGGCGAGTTCTCCATCGCCCTTTTCCTCACGGCTCCTGACACCATGACCATGCCCGTGCAGATCTGGAACTCGCTCAAATACGAGGTCTCCCCCATTGTCGCCGCTGTCTCGACGGTGATGATTCTGACGACCCTTTTGGGAATCGGTATAGGGGCGAGGTTCATCGGCGTGAAGACGATCAGCAGGATTTAG
- a CDS encoding ABC transporter permease: protein MKQDRRSVELLEIGLGLYRRYRFLLIFLPALLIVGVFFFIPIFTLLRVSFYENVGMGVYRPAFTFGGYVKFLTDPFYVRVILFTLRIAVMVTLIALVAGYPAAYYVARASGAKKILCLLMIIIPLWTNLIVRIYGWFVILGRKGLINTLLVSLDVVHEPLSMVFTPFSVVIGLLDVVFPWVLLILVSVMEGIDWSIIEAARDLGASRVRSFYEVTFKLTIPGVAVAGLFAFVWAMGEYAVPSLLGSSAQRTISIEVADQILNVLNWPFGASIAFTLFTMTAIVLVVSNRISQKGARYLR, encoded by the coding sequence ATGAAACAGGACAGGCGCTCCGTAGAATTGCTGGAGATTGGGCTCGGGCTCTACCGGAGATACCGGTTCCTCTTGATTTTTCTCCCTGCCCTGCTTATCGTCGGTGTCTTCTTCTTTATTCCTATTTTCACCCTTCTTAGAGTCAGCTTCTATGAAAATGTGGGTATGGGGGTCTATCGTCCTGCCTTCACCTTTGGGGGCTACGTCAAGTTTCTGACCGATCCTTTCTACGTGAGGGTGATTCTCTTCACCCTCAGGATCGCTGTCATGGTCACCCTGATTGCGCTTGTGGCGGGTTATCCGGCGGCCTACTATGTTGCCAGGGCATCGGGGGCGAAGAAAATCCTCTGTCTTCTCATGATCATCATACCCCTTTGGACCAATCTCATTGTCAGGATCTACGGGTGGTTCGTGATCCTGGGCCGAAAGGGGCTCATCAATACGCTGCTTGTCTCTCTCGATGTTGTTCACGAACCGCTCTCCATGGTTTTCACCCCCTTCTCCGTGGTGATCGGGCTTCTCGATGTGGTGTTTCCGTGGGTTCTCCTCATCCTGGTCTCCGTCATGGAGGGGATCGACTGGTCGATTATCGAAGCGGCGCGGGATCTGGGAGCCAGCCGGGTTCGTAGCTTCTATGAGGTGACCTTCAAGCTGACCATTCCAGGAGTGGCCGTTGCCGGGCTTTTTGCCTTTGTGTGGGCCATGGGGGAGTATGCCGTGCCTTCGCTGCTTGGCTCGTCTGCCCAGCGGACCATTTCCATCGAAGTGGCGGACCAGATACTGAACGTCCTAAATTGGCCCTTTGGAGCGAGCATCGCCTTTACGCTCTTCACGATGACGGCGATCGTCCTGGTGGTCAGCAATAGAATCTCACAAAAGGGGGCCCGTTATTTGCGGTAG
- a CDS encoding ABC transporter ATP-binding protein, with the protein MIDVELIHLTKRFREVVAVQDMSLEVRHGEFLFLLGPSGCGKTTTLRIIGGLEDPTEGIVKIKGEEVTGRPPEKRDTATVFQNWALFPHKTIFENVAFGLVMRKRPKREITEKVHAYLEMVNLVGYEERYPAQLSGGQRQRVALARALVVGPAVLLLDEPLSALDLKLRQQMRFEIKKIQKSLDVTTIFVTHDQTEAMAMADRIAVMRDGRVEQIGSPREIYYQPKSKFTSDFIGETNFLEGTVVGIEGENAVVELSEGIPLRVRLTTDNPPTGRILVAVRPEHVSLKREAPETGMNALEGRIVDVTFLGPTLRFHVELGGAMIVVDTVGDCRSERYRLEERVYLELDPASCFLLPA; encoded by the coding sequence ATGATCGACGTGGAGCTTATCCACCTTACCAAGCGGTTCAGAGAAGTGGTTGCAGTCCAGGACATGTCTCTTGAGGTGAGACACGGTGAGTTCCTGTTTCTCCTGGGCCCGAGCGGATGTGGGAAGACGACGACTCTGAGGATTATCGGAGGTCTTGAGGATCCAACCGAAGGGATCGTCAAGATCAAGGGAGAAGAGGTGACCGGCAGGCCTCCTGAGAAGCGCGACACGGCGACTGTCTTTCAGAACTGGGCCCTCTTTCCCCACAAGACGATCTTCGAGAACGTGGCCTTCGGCCTGGTGATGCGGAAGAGACCGAAAAGGGAGATCACAGAGAAGGTCCATGCCTATCTCGAAATGGTGAACCTCGTAGGATATGAAGAGCGCTACCCTGCCCAGCTGAGCGGGGGGCAGAGGCAGCGGGTGGCTCTTGCCCGCGCCCTGGTTGTAGGACCGGCGGTCTTGCTCCTGGACGAACCGCTGAGCGCTCTCGATCTCAAGCTCAGGCAGCAGATGAGGTTCGAAATCAAGAAGATTCAGAAGAGCCTCGATGTCACCACCATATTCGTCACACATGATCAGACAGAGGCCATGGCGATGGCCGACCGCATTGCCGTGATGAGGGACGGCCGTGTGGAGCAGATCGGCTCTCCCCGCGAAATCTACTACCAACCGAAATCCAAGTTCACCTCGGATTTCATCGGTGAAACGAATTTCCTGGAGGGGACGGTGGTGGGTATAGAGGGTGAGAACGCCGTGGTCGAGCTTTCAGAAGGTATCCCTTTGAGAGTCCGTCTGACCACCGACAATCCCCCTACCGGGAGAATCCTGGTGGCTGTCAGGCCGGAGCACGTCTCCCTGAAGAGGGAAGCTCCCGAGACCGGCATGAATGCACTGGAAGGGCGGATCGTCGACGTTACTTTCCTGGGGCCCACCCTGCGCTTCCACGTAGAGTTGGGAGGTGCGATGATAGTGGTTGATACGGTGGGGGACTGCCGGTCAGAAAGGTATCGCCTGGAGGAAAGGGTGTACCTGGAATTGGATCCGGCGAGCTGTTTCCTTCTACCTGCTTGA
- a CDS encoding pyridoxal phosphate-dependent aminotransferase: MKYASRMSRMETDTASAFEIYDRAQALEAEGRDIIHLEIGEPDFDTPEHIREAGIEAIRRGFTHYSSGAGMMAAREAIARFVARERGIEVTPQQVIITPGGKPALFYGVCSCVDEGGEVILPSPGFPVYEAMVLFAGGKPVHLPLREEIDFGFDIEELRALVTDRTRMIIINSPQNPTGAVLTGSQLEAIADLATERDFFVLADEVYSKILYDATYQSIVGLPGMAERTILVDSFSKAYAMTGWRLGYAVAAEETARHIATLMVNSNSCTASFTQIAGIEALRGPQDCQTRMIEEFRKRRDFLVEGINRIPGISCRTPQGAFYVFANISKLEMGSALFSNRLLEEAGVGTMPGISFGRHGEGFVRISYANSLERIARALERLEDFVRADGHRTGRP, from the coding sequence ATGAAATACGCGAGTCGAATGAGCCGTATGGAGACCGATACGGCTTCTGCTTTTGAGATCTACGATCGAGCCCAGGCCTTGGAAGCCGAGGGGAGAGACATCATTCACCTCGAAATCGGGGAGCCTGATTTCGATACCCCGGAACACATCCGTGAGGCAGGCATCGAAGCCATCCGCCGGGGATTTACCCACTACTCTTCGGGCGCGGGCATGATGGCCGCGAGAGAAGCCATCGCCCGATTCGTCGCCAGGGAGAGAGGGATCGAGGTGACCCCGCAACAGGTGATAATCACACCGGGCGGGAAGCCCGCCCTCTTCTACGGTGTCTGCTCGTGCGTGGATGAGGGGGGGGAGGTGATCCTGCCGAGTCCGGGATTCCCGGTCTACGAGGCCATGGTCCTCTTTGCAGGGGGGAAACCGGTCCATCTTCCCCTCCGTGAGGAGATCGATTTCGGGTTCGACATCGAGGAGTTGCGGGCCCTCGTTACGGACAGGACCCGAATGATCATCATCAACTCCCCGCAGAATCCCACAGGAGCCGTCCTTACCGGAAGCCAGCTCGAGGCGATAGCCGATCTCGCGACGGAGAGGGATTTCTTCGTCCTGGCCGATGAGGTCTATTCCAAGATCCTTTACGACGCTACCTATCAGAGCATAGTGGGTCTTCCCGGAATGGCGGAACGAACGATCCTTGTCGACAGCTTCTCAAAGGCCTACGCCATGACCGGTTGGCGGCTGGGCTATGCGGTTGCTGCCGAGGAGACGGCCCGTCACATTGCAACACTCATGGTGAACAGCAATTCATGCACGGCCTCCTTTACCCAGATTGCGGGGATCGAAGCCCTGAGGGGTCCCCAGGACTGCCAGACCCGGATGATCGAGGAGTTTCGAAAGAGGCGGGATTTTCTGGTGGAGGGGATAAACCGCATCCCCGGGATCAGTTGTCGCACCCCACAGGGGGCGTTCTACGTGTTTGCCAACATCTCGAAGTTGGAGATGGGCTCAGCCCTTTTTTCCAACCGCCTTCTCGAGGAGGCGGGTGTGGGAACCATGCCGGGGATCTCCTTTGGGCGACATGGAGAGGGGTTTGTCCGCATCTCGTACGCCAATTCCCTGGAAAGGATCGCCCGGGCATTGGAGAGGCTTGAGGACTTTGTCCGGGCAGACGGACACAGGACGGGACGGCCATGA
- a CDS encoding extracellular solute-binding protein produces the protein MGKKGLLIFLALVFVFGLLAGPGLAADDLKRFKGQKITVTCWSGPYTNDFKKAYVEPFMKASGAIVIVSPGWAEFMSKIKASPEDKPPYDVFMADGWNYIAAMNIHRLLPIRKENIPNARDIYPELLKREAWVKGYGVPFDGGIYLPIYVPGKVHFTPDSWKDLMREEVSGKLSLDQTFYYGLYASAFISDKEPGVQELYSKEGMDEVFRISAELATHVKKFYKGGAELFQLIKTGEVVMGTYYSGGTFSEMNKGTNVRMVFPKEGAVAWIGYLTVMKGTKNRDLAEAFINWCIAPENQTHFAQINGGWVSNTKAKIAPALKGVVPSSNEEFKKTFFFDWDLLNKQWGELEERWKKEVLSKAQ, from the coding sequence ATGGGAAAAAAAGGTCTGCTGATTTTTCTCGCTTTGGTTTTCGTCTTTGGACTCCTGGCCGGGCCTGGTCTGGCCGCAGATGATTTGAAACGGTTCAAAGGGCAGAAGATCACCGTCACCTGCTGGAGCGGTCCCTACACGAATGACTTCAAGAAAGCCTACGTGGAGCCTTTCATGAAGGCGAGCGGGGCGATCGTGATCGTATCTCCGGGATGGGCGGAGTTCATGTCGAAGATAAAAGCGTCCCCTGAGGACAAACCCCCGTACGACGTTTTCATGGCTGACGGGTGGAACTATATCGCGGCCATGAACATCCATAGGCTGCTCCCCATCAGGAAGGAGAACATCCCCAATGCCAGGGACATCTATCCCGAACTGCTGAAACGGGAGGCATGGGTGAAGGGTTACGGGGTTCCCTTTGACGGGGGGATCTACCTGCCCATCTATGTACCGGGGAAGGTCCACTTCACGCCTGACTCCTGGAAGGATCTCATGAGGGAAGAGGTCTCAGGAAAGCTCAGCCTGGACCAGACCTTCTATTACGGGCTCTACGCCTCGGCTTTCATCTCGGACAAGGAGCCCGGCGTACAGGAACTCTACTCCAAGGAGGGAATGGATGAGGTCTTCAGAATCAGCGCCGAGTTGGCGACCCACGTCAAGAAGTTCTACAAGGGGGGAGCTGAGCTCTTTCAGCTCATAAAGACCGGCGAGGTGGTCATGGGTACCTATTACAGCGGGGGTACCTTCTCTGAGATGAACAAGGGCACGAACGTCAGGATGGTCTTCCCGAAAGAGGGGGCCGTGGCCTGGATAGGGTACCTGACCGTGATGAAGGGGACCAAGAACCGGGATCTTGCCGAGGCATTCATCAACTGGTGTATCGCACCAGAGAACCAGACCCACTTTGCTCAGATAAACGGAGGATGGGTCTCAAACACAAAGGCCAAGATCGCTCCGGCACTCAAAGGTGTCGTTCCCTCCAGCAACGAAGAGTTCAAGAAAACCTTCTTCTTCGACTGGGACCTCCTGAACAAGCAGTGGGGAGAGCTGGAGGAACGGTGGAAGAAAGAGGTCCTTTCCAAAGCCCAATAG
- a CDS encoding DASS family sodium-coupled anion symporter, with translation MDWQEPIWPEGGGQGADRDSKRIRFLAAALALMAVIYVLPTPPPLERGGKLIELTGPGKACIAVLAFAVVLWITEALPFAVTSLFVVLMIPLLGIADYRTVVRLGFGDPIITFFIGVLILSAAFGRSGLGARLVYHILLKVGDRTDRVVLGFLFVGAMLSMWITAMAAAAMLLPLATSILRDAGVKPLKSNFGRALMISCAWGPLFGGIATPAGAGPNPIAVSYLNRLAHIDISFVAWMSIGLPATLMMIPLGWLLLLRMFPPEMERLPVKATEIRKKLRDLGPLRQAEIKTLVIFLITVLLWLTGPAVKAMTRGAVTLPIQGVALFSGMALFLPGVSVLSWKEAEHDVDWGGILLIIAGLSLGMMVYETGAARWLAWILIGRIGSVHFVLRPLMIVAVVALLHLVFSSNTVTGTIIIPILIALAQDLGLDVWLISAPAVFTSSLAFILVTETPTNVIPYTSGYFSIRDMAKAGIFMTVIAALCVWVSILGIGTLTGAYR, from the coding sequence ATGGACTGGCAGGAGCCCATTTGGCCCGAGGGAGGTGGGCAGGGGGCCGACAGGGATTCCAAGAGGATCCGGTTTCTGGCGGCCGCCCTGGCCCTCATGGCAGTCATATATGTACTCCCGACTCCTCCACCCCTTGAGCGGGGCGGGAAATTGATCGAACTGACCGGGCCGGGCAAAGCCTGCATAGCGGTTCTCGCCTTTGCCGTTGTCCTTTGGATTACCGAGGCGCTTCCTTTTGCTGTGACGTCCCTTTTTGTGGTCCTCATGATCCCCCTTCTTGGGATCGCCGACTACAGGACAGTGGTGCGGCTCGGGTTTGGAGATCCCATCATAACCTTCTTCATCGGCGTGCTGATCCTGTCCGCCGCATTTGGCCGGTCCGGGCTCGGGGCACGCCTGGTCTACCACATTCTGCTCAAGGTCGGAGACAGGACGGACAGGGTGGTTCTCGGGTTTCTCTTTGTAGGGGCCATGCTCTCCATGTGGATAACCGCCATGGCGGCGGCAGCCATGTTGCTGCCCCTGGCTACATCCATCCTGAGAGATGCGGGGGTAAAGCCATTGAAAAGCAATTTCGGCAGGGCTCTTATGATCTCCTGCGCCTGGGGCCCCCTCTTTGGAGGAATCGCCACGCCGGCTGGAGCAGGCCCGAATCCCATTGCTGTCAGCTACCTGAACAGGCTCGCCCATATTGACATCTCTTTTGTCGCATGGATGTCGATCGGCTTGCCGGCCACTCTGATGATGATTCCCCTGGGATGGCTCCTCCTGTTGAGGATGTTTCCTCCAGAGATGGAGAGGCTGCCCGTTAAGGCCACGGAAATCAGGAAAAAGCTGAGAGATCTCGGTCCTCTCAGGCAGGCTGAGATCAAGACCCTGGTCATCTTCCTCATAACCGTGTTGCTCTGGTTGACGGGTCCTGCCGTGAAGGCGATGACCAGGGGCGCTGTCACTCTTCCGATTCAGGGTGTGGCTCTCTTCAGCGGCATGGCCCTGTTCCTACCGGGGGTCAGTGTGCTTTCCTGGAAGGAGGCTGAGCACGACGTGGACTGGGGAGGGATACTGCTCATCATTGCAGGCCTGTCCCTGGGAATGATGGTATACGAGACAGGGGCCGCCCGGTGGCTTGCCTGGATACTCATCGGGAGGATCGGATCGGTCCATTTCGTGCTCCGGCCCCTGATGATTGTGGCCGTAGTCGCCCTGCTCCATCTGGTCTTTTCCAGCAATACCGTCACAGGGACGATAATCATCCCGATCCTGATAGCCCTGGCCCAGGACCTGGGACTCGATGTGTGGCTCATCTCGGCACCGGCGGTCTTTACCTCCTCACTCGCCTTCATCCTCGTCACGGAGACGCCTACCAATGTGATCCCGTACACCTCAGGGTATTTTTCTATCAGAGACATGGCAAAGGCCGGAATCTTCATGACGGTGATCGCGGCTCTCTGTGTCTGGGTCTCCATTCTTGGCATAGGAACTCTGACAGGGGCATACAGGTGA